A DNA window from Acidimicrobiia bacterium contains the following coding sequences:
- a CDS encoding ABC transporter ATP-binding protein, which translates to MAPLLETSDLSVTFGGLHALDDVSLTVEEGSFVGLIGPNGAGKTTFVDAITGFVPYRGEVRFAERALVRARPHRRAAAGLVRTFQSLELFDDLTVRENLLVSHEKPMWWSMFVDAVRPRSGLSDPDVNGALELLDLTDVADRMPTELPHGVRKLVGVGRALAGDPRLLVLDEPAAGLDSEESIELGERLKTLTEHGITILMVDHDMALVLGVCDPIWVLDFGKVIGCGPPNAIQRDPAVVAAYLGEQGGSPADDPAPTTGTTPA; encoded by the coding sequence ATGGCACCACTGCTCGAAACCAGCGATCTCTCGGTGACCTTCGGCGGGCTCCACGCCCTCGACGACGTCTCGCTCACCGTCGAGGAGGGCTCCTTCGTCGGCCTCATCGGCCCCAACGGCGCCGGCAAGACGACCTTCGTCGACGCCATCACCGGCTTCGTTCCGTACCGGGGTGAGGTCCGCTTCGCCGAGCGGGCCCTCGTCCGGGCGCGCCCTCACCGGCGAGCCGCCGCCGGGCTCGTGCGCACCTTTCAGTCCCTCGAGCTCTTCGACGACCTCACCGTGCGCGAGAACCTGCTCGTCAGTCACGAGAAGCCGATGTGGTGGTCGATGTTCGTCGACGCTGTGCGGCCCCGGTCGGGCCTGTCGGACCCGGACGTGAACGGGGCCCTCGAGTTGCTCGACCTCACCGATGTGGCCGATCGCATGCCCACGGAGCTTCCGCACGGTGTCCGTAAGTTGGTCGGCGTCGGGCGTGCGCTCGCAGGCGATCCCAGGCTCCTGGTCCTCGACGAGCCTGCCGCCGGCCTCGACTCGGAGGAGAGCATCGAGCTGGGTGAGCGCCTGAAGACCCTCACGGAGCACGGCATCACGATCCTCATGGTCGACCACGACATGGCCCTCGTTCTCGGGGTGTGCGACCCGATCTGGGTCCTCGACTTCGGGAAGGTCATCGGATGTGGCCCGCCGAACGCCATCCAGCGCGACCCGGCTGTCGTTGCCGCGTACCTCGGTGAGCAGGGCGGGTCCCCCGCCGACGACCCTGCCCCCACCACGGGGACGACCCCGGCGTGA
- a CDS encoding ABC transporter ATP-binding protein, whose product MSHTGTPPGPGPSRPQHEGLDGRVLHVDGLTAGYDGVPVVRDVSLHVGAGEVVALLGPNGAGKTTTLLSISGLIAPMGGTITVVGGPASTRRPYVTARRGVAHVPEDRSLFFGLSGRENLRLGTRGSRVDIDDALEFFPALEPHLRKRAGLLSGGEQQMLALARALVGRPKLLMVDEMSLGLAPIIVEHLVPVLRDVAEKTGTGVLVVEQHVHVALEVADRAYVMNKGGIEIEGTAMELSTATDRLEASYLGRSGF is encoded by the coding sequence GTGAGCCACACCGGCACACCGCCTGGTCCGGGGCCCTCCCGCCCACAACACGAAGGACTCGACGGGCGCGTCCTGCATGTCGACGGCCTGACAGCCGGCTACGACGGTGTCCCCGTCGTCCGCGACGTTTCGCTTCACGTCGGTGCGGGCGAGGTCGTCGCTCTCCTGGGCCCCAACGGTGCCGGCAAGACAACGACGCTCCTGTCGATCTCGGGCCTGATCGCCCCGATGGGCGGCACGATCACGGTTGTCGGTGGGCCGGCGTCGACACGTCGGCCCTACGTGACGGCACGTCGGGGTGTCGCCCACGTCCCGGAGGACCGCTCGCTCTTCTTCGGGCTGAGTGGCCGTGAGAACCTGCGTCTCGGCACGCGGGGATCCCGGGTCGACATCGATGATGCCCTCGAGTTCTTTCCGGCGCTCGAGCCTCATCTCCGCAAGCGAGCGGGGTTGCTGTCGGGAGGCGAGCAGCAGATGCTGGCACTCGCGCGTGCGCTCGTGGGACGCCCCAAGCTCCTCATGGTGGACGAGATGAGTCTGGGGCTTGCTCCCATCATCGTGGAACATCTCGTCCCGGTGTTGCGCGACGTCGCCGAGAAGACCGGCACCGGCGTCCTGGTCGTGGAGCAACACGTCCACGTCGCCCTCGAGGTGGCCGACCGCGCCTACGTCATGAACAAGGGCGGTATCGAGATCGAGGGAACAGCCATGGAGCTGTCGACCGCCACCGACCGGCTCGAGGCCAGCTACCTCGGTCGTAGCGGCTTCTGA
- a CDS encoding MarR family transcriptional regulator: MPSDPDLTDDAWRLLHEIRLRGMLDADGQSRADDLESSGLIARKASFLVLTPAGREAHAAWALLPDDSEERNAARRTYENFLPMNRELLQVCHDWQVTSGGAPNDHSDKAYDWAVIDRLAALDERAGPLVRRLGRKVSRFGDYRSRLRDALRRVQDGENEWFASPRCDSYHTVWMQFHEDLLAAVGVGRDEEAEAAS; the protein is encoded by the coding sequence GTGCCGAGCGATCCCGACCTCACCGACGACGCCTGGCGTCTGCTCCACGAGATACGCCTCCGCGGGATGCTCGACGCCGACGGCCAATCCCGCGCCGACGACCTCGAATCATCAGGGCTGATCGCTCGCAAAGCCTCCTTCCTCGTGCTCACGCCGGCGGGTCGCGAAGCACATGCCGCGTGGGCCCTGCTCCCCGACGACTCCGAGGAGCGCAACGCTGCGCGCCGAACGTACGAGAACTTCCTCCCGATGAACCGGGAGCTGCTCCAGGTCTGCCACGACTGGCAGGTGACGAGCGGTGGCGCTCCCAACGACCACAGCGACAAGGCCTACGACTGGGCCGTCATCGACCGTCTCGCTGCACTCGACGAGAGAGCCGGCCCGCTCGTCCGGCGCCTCGGGAGAAAGGTCAGCCGTTTCGGCGACTACCGGTCCCGGCTCAGGGATGCCCTTCGGCGGGTGCAGGACGGTGAGAACGAGTGGTTCGCGTCCCCGCGTTGCGACTCGTACCACACGGTGTGGATGCAGTTCCACGAGGACCTCCTCGCAGCCGTCGGGGTCGGGCGCGACGAAGAGGCCGAAGCGGCGTCGTGA
- a CDS encoding TIGR03617 family F420-dependent LLM class oxidoreductase codes for MDAGLAADLERVPTDVQDLEGRGYDGVLTAEVASDPFLPLTLAAEHSNRVELRTSIAVAFARNPMLLASVAHDLHRYSHGRFTLGLGSQIKPHIERRFSMPWSKPAARMREMVLALHAIWDCWNEGAALDFEGEFYRHTLMTPFFSPEPTGFGAPKVAVAAVGPLMTEVAGEVADGLLVHGFATERSLRDITMPALEKGLRSSGRSRADVEVVGPMFTVTGRSEEELARVAAATREQIAFYASTPAYRRVLELHGWGELQTELRSLTKQDRWAEMGDLIDDDILHAFAVVAEPDDVARELLGRYGDLLDRISFYTPGFDHRDLPAGTVAALQAG; via the coding sequence GTGGATGCCGGGCTGGCCGCGGACCTGGAACGCGTCCCCACCGATGTGCAGGATCTGGAAGGCCGGGGATACGACGGAGTCCTCACCGCCGAGGTCGCGAGCGACCCGTTCCTGCCCCTCACTCTGGCGGCCGAGCACTCGAACCGTGTAGAGCTTCGAACGAGCATTGCGGTGGCGTTCGCGCGAAACCCGATGCTCCTGGCCTCTGTGGCCCACGACCTTCATCGTTACTCGCACGGCCGCTTCACGTTGGGCCTCGGTTCGCAGATCAAGCCCCACATCGAGCGGCGCTTCTCGATGCCCTGGTCGAAACCGGCCGCCCGGATGCGGGAGATGGTGCTCGCCCTGCACGCCATCTGGGACTGCTGGAACGAGGGAGCGGCTCTCGACTTCGAGGGCGAGTTCTACCGACACACGCTCATGACCCCCTTCTTCAGTCCCGAGCCCACGGGGTTCGGGGCCCCCAAGGTCGCGGTGGCGGCGGTCGGCCCCCTCATGACGGAGGTCGCGGGGGAGGTGGCCGACGGCCTCCTGGTGCACGGCTTCGCGACCGAGAGGTCCCTGCGGGACATCACGATGCCTGCACTGGAGAAGGGCCTCCGTTCATCGGGTCGGTCACGGGCCGACGTGGAGGTCGTGGGCCCGATGTTCACCGTGACCGGCCGTTCCGAGGAGGAGCTCGCCCGGGTGGCAGCCGCGACACGGGAGCAGATCGCGTTCTACGCCTCGACACCCGCCTACCGGCGGGTCCTCGAACTCCACGGATGGGGCGAGCTGCAGACGGAGCTGCGCTCCCTCACGAAACAGGACCGGTGGGCGGAGATGGGTGACCTCATCGATGACGACATCCTCCACGCATTCGCCGTGGTCGCCGAACCCGACGACGTGGCCCGGGAGCTCCTCGGCAGGTACGGTGACCTGCTCGACCGGATCAGCTTCTACACCCCGGGATTCGACCACCGCGACCTTCCCGCCGGGACCGTGGCAGCACTCCAGGCGGGCTGA
- a CDS encoding acyl-CoA dehydrogenase family protein, which yields MTVPTIDEFTDEARAFLDANAQRSTADEFVWGRGSDNAGILEEKTPEQEARELERVKNWRAALFDAGLGWITGPPEYGGRGLTDEHERAFRALEGEYDVPSQALLAVGLGMVAPTILAHGTAEAKEKYLRALHRGDIVGCQLFSEPVAGSDLAGIQTRAIRDGDEWVVTGQKVWTSSAHVSEIGEIITRTSPDKPKHKGLTMFLVDMNAPGVDIRPLRQMTGGSSFNEVFFEEVRIPDSHRLGDVDEGWGVALTTLMNERASIGAKGGGGSLDMTRVIETARHYTDVDDPVVRQRLVDTWIHSEVSRLTNQRALSRIEAGELPGPEMSIAKLALTMNFQRLVATMTEILGPRLSADTGEWGSYSWSELVNGVPGMRVAGGTDEVMRNIVGERVLGLPKEPRVDA from the coding sequence ATGACCGTTCCCACGATCGACGAGTTCACCGACGAGGCCCGCGCGTTCCTCGACGCCAACGCGCAACGCAGCACCGCCGACGAGTTCGTGTGGGGCCGGGGATCCGACAACGCCGGCATCCTCGAGGAGAAGACCCCGGAGCAGGAGGCGCGCGAGCTGGAAAGGGTGAAGAACTGGCGCGCGGCACTCTTCGACGCGGGACTGGGGTGGATCACCGGTCCACCCGAGTACGGCGGCCGCGGGCTCACCGACGAGCACGAGCGTGCCTTCCGCGCCCTCGAAGGCGAATACGACGTTCCGAGCCAGGCGCTTCTGGCCGTCGGGCTCGGGATGGTCGCCCCCACGATCCTGGCTCACGGGACCGCCGAGGCGAAGGAGAAGTATCTCCGCGCCCTCCATCGCGGCGACATCGTCGGCTGCCAGCTCTTCTCCGAGCCCGTTGCGGGGTCCGACCTGGCGGGGATCCAGACACGGGCGATCCGCGACGGCGACGAGTGGGTCGTGACGGGTCAGAAGGTCTGGACCTCGAGTGCGCATGTGAGCGAGATCGGCGAGATCATCACGAGGACGTCGCCCGACAAGCCCAAGCACAAGGGTTTGACGATGTTCCTCGTCGACATGAACGCGCCGGGTGTCGACATCCGGCCGCTTCGCCAGATGACGGGGGGCTCGTCGTTCAACGAGGTGTTCTTCGAGGAGGTGCGAATCCCCGACTCGCACCGTCTGGGCGATGTCGATGAGGGGTGGGGCGTGGCTCTGACCACGCTGATGAACGAACGGGCCTCGATCGGAGCGAAGGGAGGGGGCGGCTCCCTCGACATGACGCGAGTTATCGAGACGGCCCGTCACTACACCGACGTCGACGACCCCGTCGTGCGGCAGAGACTGGTCGACACGTGGATCCACAGCGAGGTGTCGCGGCTGACCAACCAGCGGGCTCTCTCGAGGATCGAAGCAGGGGAGCTCCCCGGGCCGGAGATGTCGATCGCGAAGTTGGCATTGACGATGAACTTCCAGCGGTTGGTCGCCACCATGACCGAGATCCTCGGCCCACGCCTCAGCGCCGACACGGGTGAGTGGGGGTCCTACTCCTGGTCGGAGCTCGTCAACGGTGTTCCGGGTATGCGCGTCGCCGGCGGCACCGACGAGGTGATGCGCAATATCGTGGGTGAGCGCGTGCTCGGGCTCCCGAAGGAGCCCCGCGTCGACGCCTGA
- a CDS encoding aldehyde dehydrogenase family protein, which translates to MSALAAVDNATIRSLNPITGDVVGEVPVMSAAEVDAVVAEAHHTAAEWGALDARERAAALLRVRQALVDRSRELAETISAETGKPHADAVFEVVAACTHLTYALRHANRALRRRRVPTSPVLVKRAWVEYSPYGVVAAITPWNYPVGIPFQILPFATAAGNTVVMKPSELTPVTGQIVAEVFAASGHELVRAVTGEAVTGEALVRSDVGKIAFTGSAATGRHILRTAADNLTPVVLELGGKDPMIVTDGADVARAARSAVGGTFSNSGQTCMAIERVFTTPGAYGPFVDAALAATAELRQGTAPSDHVGSLTQPGAAARIEKIVRRAEEQGARVLTGGKRRSDLGEEFFEPTVLVDVDPSMDLMAEETFGPVLPIVKVRSVEEAVRLANDCDYGLSSSVFADDASEARTIASRLMSGSVNVDDALVGSGIPALPFGGVKNSGFGRLQGEEGLREFSHARSVVESRFPRLPGLAAGMFTGNRPDPNVVHRGLGAVYSVGIRAKVAALVGRRS; encoded by the coding sequence ATGAGCGCACTGGCCGCCGTCGACAACGCCACGATCCGCTCCCTGAATCCGATTACGGGCGACGTCGTCGGCGAGGTGCCCGTGATGAGCGCGGCTGAGGTCGACGCCGTGGTTGCGGAGGCCCACCACACAGCAGCGGAGTGGGGTGCACTCGACGCCCGTGAGCGCGCGGCGGCGCTGCTCCGGGTCCGCCAGGCACTGGTCGACCGCAGCAGAGAGCTCGCCGAGACGATCTCGGCCGAGACCGGGAAGCCTCACGCGGATGCCGTCTTCGAGGTCGTCGCAGCGTGCACCCACCTCACCTACGCCCTCCGACATGCGAACCGGGCGCTCCGACGGCGTCGCGTGCCCACGTCGCCCGTGCTCGTGAAGAGGGCCTGGGTCGAATACTCCCCCTACGGCGTCGTGGCCGCTATCACGCCGTGGAACTACCCCGTGGGGATCCCGTTCCAGATCCTGCCGTTCGCCACGGCGGCCGGAAACACCGTCGTGATGAAGCCGTCAGAGCTCACGCCGGTCACCGGTCAGATCGTGGCGGAGGTCTTCGCGGCGAGTGGTCATGAGCTGGTGCGTGCCGTCACAGGTGAAGCCGTCACGGGGGAGGCGCTCGTGCGTTCCGACGTCGGCAAGATCGCCTTCACGGGGAGTGCCGCGACCGGCCGTCACATCCTGCGTACCGCCGCTGACAACCTCACCCCGGTCGTGCTCGAACTCGGAGGGAAGGACCCGATGATCGTGACCGACGGTGCCGATGTGGCGCGGGCAGCACGATCCGCCGTCGGCGGGACCTTCAGCAACTCCGGTCAGACCTGCATGGCCATCGAACGGGTCTTCACGACACCCGGGGCGTACGGACCGTTCGTCGACGCTGCCCTGGCAGCCACCGCTGAGCTCCGTCAGGGTACGGCACCATCCGACCACGTCGGCTCCCTCACCCAACCCGGAGCCGCCGCGCGGATCGAGAAGATCGTCCGGCGCGCCGAGGAGCAGGGAGCGCGCGTCCTCACAGGCGGGAAGCGTCGAAGCGACCTGGGCGAGGAGTTCTTCGAGCCAACGGTGCTCGTCGATGTCGATCCCTCGATGGACCTGATGGCGGAGGAGACGTTCGGGCCGGTCCTTCCGATCGTGAAGGTCAGGAGCGTGGAGGAAGCGGTTCGGCTCGCCAACGACTGCGACTACGGGCTCAGCAGCAGCGTGTTCGCGGACGACGCGTCGGAGGCGCGGACCATCGCCTCGCGGTTGATGAGCGGAAGCGTCAACGTCGATGATGCGTTGGTGGGTTCGGGCATTCCCGCACTCCCTTTCGGCGGCGTCAAGAACTCCGGCTTTGGGCGCCTCCAGGGAGAGGAGGGACTTCGGGAGTTCTCCCACGCCCGGTCCGTTGTCGAGTCGCGCTTCCCCCGCCTGCCCGGTCTGGCCGCCGGCATGTTCACCGGGAACCGCCCTGATCCCAACGTGGTTCACCGGGGTCTTGGTGCCGTCTACAGCGTGGGGATACGCGCGAAGGTCGCTGCACTCGTCGGGCGCCGGTCCTGA
- a CDS encoding class I adenylate-forming enzyme family protein: MRSDGADAGLRPSGRRPRIPGGGPQTVADVLARPVAERPRAEALVGRHRRYTYAELDAAVDRAAGALIDLGTSPGTRVAACLGNHPDIVIAFLGAMRIGAVWVGINVALAPPEKAYMMEDTGTSILLTDTAMLEGMHSSVGLPASLDEVVTVDETGAGEWSALLTEAEPDRPDIDVDPFAPAAIAFTGGTTGFPKGAVHSQHNLLLPGTMQRAAGMVEPGSRQGVCLPLTILNLMIMHPLVSFQNDAVCVTMDRTDAVGMAELIRDERINSFSSVPAQLHDLLTHDEIPDEWLRSLTRPGVGGAELPGAFRRLYEERFGGILLNGYGMTEAPSAVALTDTTKTVEGGETFVALPHVEISVRDGHDAVLPTGEEGEVCVGPATTGQWKGVYTPMLGYWGRPDDTERTLAGGVLHTGDVGVMNDDGGLHLSGRRGEMIIRGGANVYPAEVERVLHDHPAVAACAVLGRPDERLGECVVAFVEPEPGATDDADFGIAAKLTTHCHRNLARYKVPDEFILVESFERTPMGKIRLEPLRALL; this comes from the coding sequence ATGCGCAGCGACGGTGCCGACGCCGGTCTCCGGCCGTCGGGACGACGACCGCGGATCCCCGGTGGCGGCCCGCAGACGGTTGCGGACGTGCTGGCGCGCCCCGTCGCCGAGCGGCCCCGCGCGGAGGCACTCGTCGGTCGCCACCGGCGCTACACCTATGCCGAACTGGATGCGGCTGTCGACAGGGCCGCGGGAGCGCTGATCGACCTCGGCACCTCTCCCGGAACGCGTGTCGCTGCGTGTCTCGGGAACCATCCCGACATCGTGATCGCCTTCCTCGGAGCCATGAGGATCGGTGCCGTCTGGGTCGGCATCAACGTCGCCCTGGCCCCGCCCGAGAAGGCGTACATGATGGAGGACACGGGTACCTCCATACTGCTCACCGACACGGCGATGCTCGAGGGGATGCACTCGAGCGTCGGCCTTCCCGCGTCGCTCGACGAGGTGGTGACGGTCGACGAGACAGGGGCCGGCGAGTGGTCCGCGCTCCTCACCGAGGCGGAACCGGATCGCCCCGACATCGATGTCGATCCCTTCGCCCCGGCCGCGATCGCGTTCACCGGGGGGACGACGGGTTTCCCGAAGGGAGCGGTCCACTCGCAGCACAACCTCCTGCTCCCCGGAACGATGCAGCGCGCCGCTGGAATGGTGGAACCCGGCTCGCGGCAGGGAGTGTGCCTCCCGCTCACGATCCTCAACCTGATGATCATGCACCCACTCGTCTCCTTCCAGAACGACGCCGTCTGCGTCACGATGGACCGGACCGACGCCGTCGGAATGGCCGAGTTGATCCGCGACGAGCGGATCAACAGCTTCTCGTCGGTTCCCGCCCAACTGCACGACCTCCTCACCCACGACGAGATCCCCGACGAGTGGCTTCGCTCGCTGACGCGACCGGGCGTCGGTGGAGCCGAGCTCCCGGGAGCCTTCCGACGCCTCTACGAGGAGCGCTTCGGTGGGATCCTTCTGAACGGCTACGGGATGACCGAGGCACCCTCGGCGGTTGCTCTCACCGACACAACGAAAACCGTGGAGGGCGGCGAGACCTTCGTGGCGCTCCCCCACGTCGAGATCAGCGTGCGCGACGGGCACGACGCGGTGCTACCAACGGGCGAGGAAGGGGAGGTGTGCGTGGGCCCGGCCACGACGGGTCAATGGAAGGGCGTCTACACGCCGATGCTCGGGTACTGGGGCCGACCCGACGACACCGAGCGGACACTCGCCGGTGGTGTGCTGCACACCGGTGACGTCGGAGTGATGAACGACGACGGTGGTCTCCACCTGTCCGGCCGACGGGGCGAGATGATCATCCGTGGCGGGGCGAACGTGTACCCAGCCGAGGTGGAGCGGGTCCTGCATGACCACCCTGCCGTGGCGGCCTGCGCCGTGTTGGGCCGACCCGACGAGCGTCTGGGCGAGTGCGTCGTTGCGTTCGTGGAGCCCGAGCCCGGCGCCACCGATGACGCCGACTTCGGGATCGCTGCGAAGCTCACCACCCACTGCCACAGGAACCTCGCTCGATACAAGGTCCCCGACGAGTTCATACTCGTGGAAAGCTTCGAGCGGACCCCGATGGGCAAGATCCGCCTGGAACCGCTGCGCGCCCTCCTGTAG
- a CDS encoding SDR family NAD(P)-dependent oxidoreductase gives MTEQGLLVGRVALVTGAGRGIGRDIALCLAGQGARVVVNDIGASLDGREGAEDPAADVCGEISSAGGEATADHESVTDFEGAGRMVDRARETFGRLDIVVNNAGIVRDRTLVKMTEEDFDAVVGVHMKGTFNVARHAAPVMREQEYGRIVNITSSAGLRGNFGQTNYGAAKAGIMGMTFVWALELARYGITVNAVAPAGATRMTAALFERSGTEPPPEQDPALNAPLIAFLASESAGHVNGQILGRSDYAYTLFQTPRPIAWMEREGGWTPGAVADSFDRTLGLNLQQVGMVMPTGMGRDD, from the coding sequence ATGACGGAACAGGGACTGCTGGTCGGTCGTGTCGCACTGGTGACGGGTGCCGGACGTGGGATCGGACGCGACATCGCACTGTGCCTGGCGGGCCAGGGTGCACGGGTGGTCGTCAACGACATCGGTGCATCGCTCGACGGGCGCGAGGGCGCCGAGGATCCCGCGGCCGACGTCTGCGGTGAGATCTCCTCCGCCGGCGGTGAGGCAACCGCCGACCACGAGTCGGTCACGGACTTCGAGGGCGCCGGTCGGATGGTCGACCGTGCTCGTGAGACGTTCGGCCGCCTCGACATCGTCGTCAACAACGCGGGAATCGTGCGTGACCGCACACTCGTGAAGATGACCGAAGAGGACTTCGATGCTGTGGTCGGCGTTCACATGAAGGGCACCTTCAACGTCGCCCGTCACGCTGCTCCCGTGATGCGAGAACAGGAGTACGGACGGATCGTGAACATCACGTCCTCGGCGGGCCTGCGCGGGAACTTCGGGCAGACCAACTACGGCGCGGCCAAGGCGGGGATCATGGGCATGACCTTTGTGTGGGCCCTCGAGCTCGCGCGCTACGGCATCACCGTCAACGCCGTGGCGCCGGCGGGCGCGACGCGGATGACCGCAGCATTGTTCGAGCGCTCGGGAACGGAGCCACCGCCGGAACAGGACCCGGCTCTCAACGCACCGTTGATCGCGTTCCTGGCCTCGGAGTCAGCCGGCCACGTGAACGGCCAGATCCTCGGTCGGAGTGACTACGCCTACACGCTCTTCCAGACGCCCCGCCCCATCGCCTGGATGGAGCGCGAGGGGGGATGGACGCCCGGGGCGGTCGCCGACTCCTTCGACAGGACGCTCGGGCTGAACCTCCAGCAGGTCGGGATGGTCATGCCGACAGGGATGGGCCGCGACGACTGA
- a CDS encoding ABC transporter ATP-binding protein, producing the protein MSDPGAALLELRDVDAGYGPFRALFGLSLEVREGRALALLGANGAGKTTVARVCSGLVRPTSGQVLVDGIDVTGTAPFELARRGVIQAPEGRSVFATLTVEENLVLAFRRFEGRAATAASVEKAFDVFPRLAERRRQRAGTLSGGEQRMLSLARVLVQPPRLLIADELSLGLAPIVVDDVYATLETIRSHGTTLLIIEQHVHQALNAADDVAVLVKGRVTYEGAVAGLGDVTDELLPGDDAEGGAGEP; encoded by the coding sequence ATGAGCGACCCCGGCGCCGCGCTGCTCGAACTGCGAGACGTGGACGCGGGCTACGGACCGTTCCGCGCGCTGTTCGGTCTGTCCCTGGAAGTACGTGAGGGACGGGCGCTGGCGCTCCTCGGGGCCAACGGCGCCGGGAAGACGACCGTGGCGCGTGTGTGCTCCGGCCTGGTTCGCCCCACGTCCGGGCAGGTCCTGGTCGACGGGATCGATGTCACCGGGACAGCACCGTTCGAGCTCGCCCGTCGCGGCGTGATCCAGGCACCCGAGGGACGCTCCGTGTTCGCCACGCTCACCGTGGAGGAGAACCTCGTCCTGGCGTTTCGGCGCTTCGAGGGCCGCGCCGCAACGGCGGCGTCCGTCGAGAAGGCCTTCGACGTCTTCCCACGCCTTGCGGAACGACGCCGACAGAGGGCGGGCACCCTGTCGGGCGGCGAACAGAGGATGCTGTCGCTGGCCCGCGTGCTCGTGCAGCCACCACGTCTGCTCATCGCCGACGAGCTCTCGCTCGGCCTTGCTCCGATCGTCGTCGACGACGTCTATGCCACTCTGGAAACGATCCGCTCTCACGGGACCACGCTGCTCATCATCGAGCAGCATGTGCACCAGGCGTTGAACGCCGCCGACGACGTGGCCGTCCTCGTGAAGGGACGCGTCACCTACGAGGGTGCCGTAGCGGGCCTCGGTGACGTCACCGACGAGTTGCTGCCCGGCGACGACGCCGAGGGAGGAGCCGGGGAGCCATGA
- a CDS encoding ABC transporter ATP-binding protein, with amino-acid sequence MTLLRAESIVMRFAGILALDDVSLSVEAGEIVGLIGPNGAGKTTFFNCVSGMVRPTDGRVLLDGRDVTRTSVHRRSHLGMARTFQRMELFGGMTVSEHMLVAERARNASGSLGRDVLGRGRPTADEQARCKTVLSLLGLEADADRPIEALSLGRGRLVELGRALMTEPTLLLLDEPSSGLDVTETEEMGEVLLRIRDERDTAILLVEHDVEMVRRFTERLYVLDFGTLIAEGRTASVMQDPAVQKAYFGDLV; translated from the coding sequence ATGACACTGCTTCGTGCAGAGTCGATCGTCATGCGTTTCGCGGGCATCCTGGCGCTCGACGACGTGTCACTCTCCGTGGAGGCCGGGGAGATCGTGGGGTTGATCGGCCCGAACGGAGCGGGGAAGACGACGTTCTTCAACTGCGTCAGCGGGATGGTCCGCCCGACGGACGGCCGTGTCCTCCTCGACGGGCGTGATGTGACACGTACCTCCGTTCACCGGCGGTCCCACCTCGGAATGGCGCGGACCTTCCAGCGCATGGAGCTGTTCGGGGGTATGACCGTGAGCGAGCACATGCTCGTGGCCGAACGTGCCCGGAACGCGAGCGGCAGTCTGGGGCGCGACGTGCTCGGTCGGGGACGTCCGACGGCGGACGAGCAGGCACGGTGTAAGACGGTGCTCTCACTGCTGGGCCTGGAGGCCGATGCGGACCGCCCGATCGAGGCCTTGAGTCTCGGCCGGGGACGGCTGGTCGAGCTCGGGCGCGCCCTCATGACAGAGCCGACGTTGCTGCTGCTCGATGAGCCCTCATCGGGCCTCGACGTGACCGAGACCGAGGAGATGGGCGAGGTCCTGCTCCGGATCCGCGACGAGCGTGACACCGCCATCCTGCTCGTGGAGCACGACGTCGAGATGGTCCGCCGCTTCACCGAGCGTCTCTACGTCCTCGACTTCGGCACGCTCATTGCGGAGGGCCGCACGGCGTCCGTCATGCAGGATCCCGCTGTCCAGAAGGCCTACTTCGGAGACCTCGTATGA